AAAAGGCAGCCGCAGCACATGCATCCCGGGCGGCTAAAACACCAGAACAGCATGACACAGCAAAACAGAAGGGTGCAGCAGCAAAACGTGCATCCCGGGCGGCTCAAACAGCAGAACAGCGTGAAGCAGTAAAGCAGAAGGATGCCACATACCATCGGAACAAAACCAAAGCACAAAAGCAGAAACATTGTGCTCAGGTCAACAGGAACACTTTCGATGAGCAGCATGTTGTTCCACTCAATGTTGGATCAACAACACTATGCTCATCATGCAAAGCAGTCATGTTTTCAGGGGAAACTCATAAAGGTCGCCTAGGAATAAATGCCACTTTCTCCTTATGTTGTTCCTATGGAGATATTTCCTTACCACCAATCAAGCCTCCACCAGAACCATTAGCAGATCTCTTTATCAAGACTGATTCGAATGCCAGAGATTTCAAGCAACACATCCGAAAGTACAATTCTGCTTTGGCACTTTCTTCAATTGGTGTTGATCTTGGAAGCACTTTCCAATTCAGGAATTCTGGACCATGGGTTTACAAGATTAATGGTCAGATGTACCATGCAGCAGGCCCTATCATGCCTAACAGTGGTACACCTCCAGCATTCAGTCAATTGTATGTGTACGACACAGAACATGAATTAGACAATCGACATGCGAGGAATAAGGATATGAACCGAGATACCCTCACACTTCTCCAGGACCTCATGCATACCTACAATCCATTTGTGCAGAAATATGTGCAGGTAATATTACATATTATGTATTTTCTATTTACATATTATGACTACCTACCTTAAAGGAGCATTGTCCAATCttttcatattctgttttctatATAGCtgacattgaggcctaccattcaaacaatatatatatatgtttccaaagtttgagttgtattgctccagcaatAGGATATTACATAGACTTccagtgtggttaccacaattcagcACGTTTTTGTTAACACCATGCATCTAAAGGAAACATCCCGGGCACCTGCCTGGGCATTAAATTTTActaggtaatgagaaaaatatttcttctcataccaaaatctcagtttcgATGAAGATAAATGGTGGGATGAGGCAGTCGGTCGGGTCACACCCTTTTCATATAGATCTATGTACTTTTCATTTCTTCTTATTTTAGCATCTCTATAACATTTACTTTCCAATACATTAACCACAGGCAGCACATATCATACAGCAGCAACCTACTACAAATGTCTGCTTGGTTCTCAAAGGTACTGGCACACCAGACCCACGAAGATATAATCTCCCAACCGGCAATGACATTGCAATCGTCATCCCACAAGTCCAGCAAATGCAGCCAGGACATCACAGAGATGTAGTCCTGTACAAGACAGCAACAGACCATCCAAATGGCTTGACTACAGTGCGCATACATGAATTGCATCCAATGTATGATCCTACTGCTTATCCTTTACTCTTCATACATGGTATGTATTATGTTTCACAAGGACATTACAACACCCTTCAGAACTGTTGAGTTTTATCAAAATCCTAACATGCTCTACCTCAATTTAGCAATGAGTTTCATCCCAATGccacaataatttttcatgatttcCTTTTCTTCCAGGAGACAAAGGCTATGATATAGACACCTTTAAAAGACAGTCATCTACGGGACAAAAGAAGCTAACAACACGGAAGTACTACAGGTAATTTCCCTTTCATAGTGCACCATTGCAGCCATAGTTGTTTCAAGAAACACATACTCAGTCACtacttttatatttattataatcACAAAAATTACCTAATGTGAATATAACCAGTAGTCTTATCCACTATAGATATTCTCACATTTTGCAGATATCGCTTTATGGAGCATGACggcgaattaaatattttgcaccaGGGTGGACGTCTATTTCAGCAATATCTAGCTGACATGTGGTGTAAAACTGAAAAAGAAACACTTTCTTTCCTACGGTACAACCAAAGCCAGCTCAGAGCAGAACTATACCAAGGTCTTGCAGATGCTGTACACAACAATAACCAACAACAGCTAGGTACACGAGTTATCCTTCCATCGACTTTCCATGGCTCACCTCGCCAAATGCATGAGCTCTACCAGGTAATATTGACTTCCATAATGTTTCACACTTATAATCTAATCAACAAATAGGATGTCATAATAAAACTAACAATAAATGacacataacaaaatatatttcaactAGAATTTCGCGACTTTCGAAGCAAAGCATCAGCCTCAATGCTTCCACCTTAGCATGAGTCATTTACCGAATTGGCATATTTTGCAATCAATGAACATCTGATGCGATTTGAAGACCGCCAGTTGCCACCCCTTCCCAAGTCACAACTTTCCAGTTCCGAGGAACATACTCAAAAGCGGCGGATGTACATGTTTTATAAAACTATATTACACAATTGTCACCTGCTTACATTTTTTCCAACACTTTATTCTGCAGGATGCTATGGCCTTAGTTCGATGGTTTGGAAAACCGGAGTTGTTTATTACATTCACATGCAACCCCAGATGGACTGAAATAGTGGAGAAGCTCAAACCAGGCCAAACAGCAACAGACAGACAAGACATAGTCAACCGAGTCTTCCACCTGAAACTAAAACAGTTCTTCAAAGATCTTTTTACTAATGACGTGCTCGGAAACATCAAAGCCTACTGCTGGACCCTAGAAGAGCAAAAGCGATCGCTGAAACATATTCACCTCCTAGCCATACTTCAACAACCATTAACTCCTGAATGGGTAGAAAGCGTTGTATGGGCATTCATTCCAGATCCCGGCACTATGCCCAAATTACACAAAATAGTCACCCAGTCTATGCTACATGGTCCGTGTGGAACATTCAACCCAAACTCTCCATGCATGATAAATGGACAATGTAAAGCCAAATACCCCAAAGATTTCTGCAGCACTACAACCCTATCAGAAGATGGATTTGCACTATATGCAAGACCAAATGATGGCACATTCCATGACAAAAATGGTTTCCGCTTTGACAATCGCTGGGTAGTTCCATATAACCCTTGGTTACTCCTGAAATACAATGCGCACATCAACACTGAGGTCTGTGGTAGTGTTAAAAACGTGAAGTATCTCTACAAATACATCACTAAGGGTGCTGACATGGCATCTGTGGGCATTGAAGAGACAGAACAACAGAATACAGATGAAATCACCAACTACGTTTCATCACGGTACGTTGTTTCATTACCTCTTCCTTCTTCATATTAGCGCCTGCTTCCAATCAATAATTTATCACTTCTGCTCATCATTGCTAAACCACACAACAATGCATAATGCAGTACCAAACACCTTTCAATTATTCCTCTTATCCTTCTCTATTGTATCAATACAGGTGGATTACAGCATCAACTGCAACATGGTCTATGTTTGAGTTCCCCACACATGGCAGACACCCACCAATTGTACGTCTGGCAGTGCATGAAGAAAACCAGCAAACAGTCATCTTCAAAGAAGGCGAAGAAGACATTGCCCTGGATAGGAATACAAACACCACCCTTACAGCCTGGATGAAGTTCAATGAAGATCATCCAGAAGCAAGACAACATACATACGATCAATTCCCTGTACACTATCGTTGGGATGCGGCAAATAAAAGGTGGCTCCTCGCAAAACATCCAACTACTGCATTGCTAGAGTCTACTCAACTAATCCTGCACAGGGAGAGCGCCACTACTTACGAATGCTTTTACATCACATACCAGGAGCTACGTGCTACAATGACCTCAAGACAGTACATGGTACTACATACCCTTCGTATAAACAAACTGCCATTGCAATGGGTCTCCTTGATGATGATGCTGAATGGGAACGATGTCTGAATGAAAGCGTCCTCCAAGATATGCCATGCAAAATTCGCCGCTTATTTgcaataattctggtatactGTGCACCAGCCAATCCTGCACATTTGTGGAATACTTTCAACGAGCACATGAGTGATGACCTCGCACGCCCTCATCTTACTCCTTCACAAATTACAAATCAGGTACTATTGTCACTGGATACATTGTTAAAAGGCATGAACAGTTCCCTGCAAGACTTCCCCGACATTCCCCTCCCGGACTACACTCAGCGTGCCCAACTTCAGCTGCCAataattcaacaagaattatacAATACAACTGTGCAAGGAGATTTTGTAACCCAACATTTTCCACAACTCAACGAGCAACAACAAAGTATTTTCCAAACAGTCATGTCTGCTGTTGCAGGAACATCAGAGCAGAAGATAGTCATGATTAATGCACCCGGTGGATATGGAAAAACCTTCTTGCTGGCTACAATCTTAGCCGCTGTCAGAGCACAGGGCCAAATCGCATTAGCCGTGGCGCCAACAGGATTAGCAGCTGAAAACTTGGAGGGGGGTCGAACAGCGCACAGTCGGTTCAAAATCCCGATCCCAATTACTGACACGTCTATGTGTCGTATTCCAGCACAAAGTCACCTCGCAGCTCTAATTCGCAGGACTAAAGTCATCGTTTGGGATGAAATAATGGCTACTCATCGCCATGCTGTGGAATGCGTTGATCGTACTATGCAAGACTTGCGCAACAGTGAACAACCCTTTGGTGGATGTATTGCACTTTTTGGAGGAGACACACGTCAAATCCTACCAGTTGTTCGCCATGGAAGTGAGGCAGCCATTATGGATAGCTCCATCAAACGGAGCCCATTGTGGGCACATTGCACTCAACTACCATTAACAATCAACATGCGTGTAAACTCAGATGAAGTGGAATTCTCCAATTTCCTCCTTCAAATAGGAAATGGGCAACATGACACAGTCGATCCCACCAATCCACAGATCATGGAAATACCGGCTGAATTCATTGAACCAAACCTCGCATCACTAATTAACAAGATCTTTCCTAATCTTCAGGATGGCTACCAAGATCCATATTTTATGGCACACCGCTCCATTCTCACTCCACTAAATGAACATATGGACAAAATCAATACTTCCTGCGTCCAATCCTTTCCAGGAACACCTCACACATACTTAAGTGCTGACAAAGTACAGGAAGACAATGGCAATCTTGCAATTCCACTAGAATACTTGAATTCCTTAACTCCTTCTGGAATGCCTCCACACCAGCTAATACTCAAACTCAACATGGTTGTTATGCTATTACGCAACCTCCAAGCTGGACCATCAGAAGGCTTACGTAATGGCACTAGACTCCTCATCAAGTCACTTGGAAACCATATGATTGAAGCAGAAATTCTCACTGGAACTAGCACAGGCACCACTGTCTTTCTTCCCAGAATTCCATTCCACCTACGTGACTCGGACTTCCCTTTCACCATGATCCGTAAACAGTTCCCCATTCGTCCCTGCTTCAGCATGACCATCAACAAAGCCCAGGGCCAAACCTTGGATAAAGTTGGCATTTACCTCCCAAATCCAGTATTTACACATGGACAACTGTATGTGGCATTTAGCAGAGTGCGCACAAAACATGCACTTGCTGTTTGCATCGATCACCAGCAGCTCACTCAAATGGCAAGCGTAAACAACAATCATTGCACCTCAAATATCGTCTTCCATTCCATCCTGTAATCAAGGTAAACTTTTATATTAATCTCCCCATGCCATATGTGTTATATCAAACTTACATTCAtggtatttataggttaatacttTAATCTCGCTACATGAATAACATATTTATGTTGTAATTCTTAACTTACATCTTTAACTCATGACCaggaaacattttggaacattttgcaggggtcgtgtcaaaggtcaactggGGTCCACCTCCCCCCTACTTAATTTGCTATTAATTAATTAGTCTATCAGTAGACTATCACCGCGATGTGGCTCtagttggttatattttgcccaacatgctttgcccaactggttggttaccgtaatgttaaccagtagttggtcaatgtttttaaccaacctgtggttatattgttaaccaacccaagttggttaacaatataaccaactgttgggctgttcacctgtaaatacatggttggttaaaattttaaccaagttggttaaaattttaaccaacgtTCTGAGAGTGTACGGTAAAACAGCAAATCACATGCACTTTGTACGGTAAAACAGCAAATCACATGCACTTTGAACGGTAAAACAGCAAATCACATGCACTTTGAACGGTAAAGCAGCAAATCACATGCACTTTGCACGGTAAAACAGCATATCGCGTGCACTTTACACGGTAAAACAGCATATCACATGCACTTTGAAAGGTAAAACAGCAAATCACATGCACTTTGAACGGTAAAGCAGCAAATCACATGCACTTTACACGGTAAAACAGCATATCGCGTGCACTTTGCACGATTAACAACATATCACATGCACTTTGCACGGTAAAACAGCAAATCACATGCACTTTGCACGGTAAAACAGCAAATCACATGCACTTTGAACGGTAAAGCAGCAAATCACATGCACTTTACACGGTAAAACAGCATATCACATGCACTTTGAAAGGTAAAACAGCAAATCACATACACTTTACACGGTAAAACAGCATATCGCGTGCACTTTGCACGATTAACAACATATCACATGCACTTTGCACGGTAAAACAGCAAATCACATGCATGCACGTtgaccggatgagcaaatcacaggCACTTTGAACGGTAAAACAACATATCACATGCAGTATTATCCATTACATCCATAGTATATTGTAGTATATATCCAAAACTGGCCAAATGTCACCACTTTCGTTCAACGCAAAGATAAgttaatcccatatcaagcatTATAGATATATATTCCACGTCAGCGCAGCAAATATGCATTATACTGGATCCAAAACTAAGAAACATCTTCTTGCTACAACAACAAACGCATCACTATCCTTGTAAATGAACACAACCTCTAAATATACTCCCTTAAAACCATGAAATATGCCATAAGAACACCATTACACTTTAAAGTCTCTCAATAAAACAGGTTTAGTTCTGCTATTAGGTGAACTAATGATACCTTGTAATTGTAATGGGAGAGGCGACAGTACCAATTGGGACGATTTGTACACCGGTTTAACAACACACAATGATTCCATTCCGGTGTTTTTACGAGCTAAAGTACACTATTTAGGCAGATATATAGAATCGTGTCTTGACCACATAGAAATAAGTTAAGAAAGATTATGGTCATTTGCTTTCTCAAATAAAACATATTAACTTTGGTAGTATCATGTATAGTATGTTTGATAAAGCCCATAACAAGAGCTTACGACCATTACGGTATACGCAAATCATCTTTTAGACTCGACTTACACGGCATTGCAGGCATAGATATTGCCGGGTAGATATTGCCAAAGTGTCGTCAATAAGCTTCGTTCTTGTACATGTATAGGCGCAACATTAATATAAATATTCAACAACATAGTTtaataggatttttttttcattttaagcagtaataacgaggtaaagtgaaagacacTCCACTgctaacatgacacaaaactgtaCAGCTTATCAGgctaccatatccaatcaccaaaccaagttgatcggttattgtgtttaagctgcagagtggattaatggaatttaggcaaaatgtaggcaaaatatacaaataagctcattaatattcataaatatgcaaataacatgacacaaaactatacagcacatcaggccaccatatccaatcaccaaaacaagtttgaagttgaacggttattgcgtttaagctgcgtTTAAGACCCACATATAGGTAATCTGAGGGCCAAAAATTGTATTGTTatgattgacagacacaatttcaaTCAATGACAAAATTAATCTTTGTGATCGAGCACAAAACAAACGTAttatatatcaattttgaatttagcctgaattcGTAAATATGGCCCTCTCACCCTTTTTTGGTTCAAAGCTGTTTTTACAATTAACTATTAatcaaacgttcgtgctatttaaaCGTAAAACGGCCATTCCATCTTTCACAAAATGTGTTATTTGTTACGTTAGCCCAAACACATCATTATGAGATACTGCCACTAACGGTAAAGACCTGGATTCATAAAGAAcggatcgctggttcgagtcccatagCCGCGGAAATTATTTTCTTTTCATAATGTATGATTGCATTCCGAAATGGGTCACTTGTCGGTAGCCTAAATTATGTATCAGTGCCCTTAATgagatttttgttttgtgtacGGTCTGCCCCTCAAAGAGTAAGTAGGTCAATGCGAGTCATCTACAGATTGGAAATGATATAAATGAGACACGTGCAATATTATATACACAAAATGAAGACTAATAATGGCGGGAACATGAATGATTAATAATAGTCACCATAATATTGTgagcgactgctcagtgccaaaagtgggtaagtgcaatagctgccctgtgaacatttgccaatttacacacagtatattgtactcacatggcagctacacatcagctattgcacttgcccacttctgggaCTGAGCAGCCGATATTTAATTCCATATATTGGATATCCCATAATGCAATATTCCAGGGCACCGTGTACTCTCATCCTTGGAGCAAGAGTTCGAGAGCGGCGCAGGAAAACTGACATTCGACTATGGATATGGACAGTATAGTAAACGGTAAAGTCCGTGTTGAAACAAAAGCGATATCATTATGGTGCTAGGTTATGATTATCCACTTGTCAGTCATTCATCTTTCTCCAATTACTCGCAGCCTGGTAGATGAACTGTCGCCTCAACTCATCACTTTATTGCA
Above is a window of Amphiura filiformis chromosome 20, Afil_fr2py, whole genome shotgun sequence DNA encoding:
- the LOC140142125 gene encoding ATP-dependent DNA helicase pif1-like, which codes for MSDDLARPHLTPSQITNQVLLSLDTLLKGMNSSLQDFPDIPLPDYTQRAQLQLPIIQQELYNTTVQGDFVTQHFPQLNEQQQSIFQTVMSAVAGTSEQKIVMINAPGGYGKTFLLATILAAVRAQGQIALAVAPTGLAAENLEGGRTAHSRFKIPIPITDTSMCRIPAQSHLAALIRRTKVIVWDEIMATHRHAVECVDRTMQDLRNSEQPFGGCIALFGGDTRQILPVVRHGSEAAIMDSSIKRSPLWAHCTQLPLTINMRVNSDEVEFSNFLLQIGNGQHDTVDPTNPQIMEIPAEFIEPNLASLINKIFPNLQDGYQDPYFMAHRSILTPLNEHMDKINTSCVQSFPGTPHTYLSADKVQEDNGNLAIPLEYLNSLTPSGMPPHQLILKLNMVVMLLRNLQAGPSEGLRNGTRLLIKSLGNHMIEAEILTGTSTGTTVFLPRIPFHLRDSDFPFTMIRKQFPIRPCFSMTINKAQGQTLDKVGIYLPNPVFTHGQLYVAFSRVRTKHALAVCIDHQQLTQMASVNNNHCTSNIVFHSIL